The Parvibaculaceae bacterium PLY_AMNH_Bact1 genome window below encodes:
- a CDS encoding acyltransferase family protein (Derived by automated computational analysis using gene prediction method: Protein Homology. GO_function: GO:0016747 - acyltransferase activity, transferring groups other than amino-acyl groups [Evidence IEA]) — protein sequence MTDVTQTAPQTTTAPSRIEWIDYVKGVTIILVAQMHISLGTMESMGVTHMWMVDIVEFARPFRVPLFFMIAGLFVSRSLQWNRAKFVDAKLFHFVYFYFLWATIQLAVKIGLSGYGNHTFSLNDVLLLPIEPISTLWFIHALAIFFMVTRLLKNVPPIILMSAAVILYASPIHTGWGAIDEFADRYVFFVAGYVGAQYFFNLAEFARENALRVFAGSIGAFAMVYFFVEAGIATKPLFGLLAAFGGGAATIALLSVAANHGRLKWLAYIGQRSLYVYLAFFLPGAVVRIGLVKTGIIENADLIALSVTIVAVAAPLIGFKLIEKTPLAFLFVRPDMFRMDQEPNLKLAKARAL from the coding sequence ATGACTGACGTGACCCAAACAGCGCCGCAAACTACAACAGCCCCCTCACGCATCGAATGGATCGATTATGTGAAGGGCGTGACCATCATCCTGGTCGCTCAGATGCATATCTCACTGGGCACAATGGAAAGCATGGGCGTCACCCATATGTGGATGGTTGATATTGTTGAGTTCGCACGTCCTTTCCGCGTACCGCTCTTTTTCATGATCGCAGGTCTTTTTGTCAGCCGGTCACTTCAGTGGAACCGCGCAAAATTCGTCGACGCAAAACTGTTCCATTTTGTCTATTTCTATTTCCTCTGGGCTACGATCCAGCTGGCTGTGAAAATCGGCCTCTCAGGCTATGGCAATCACACATTCAGCCTGAATGATGTTTTGCTGCTGCCAATCGAACCGATTTCAACGCTCTGGTTCATCCACGCCCTTGCCATCTTCTTCATGGTGACGCGCCTGTTGAAAAACGTACCGCCCATCATCCTGATGAGTGCTGCTGTTATTCTCTATGCATCACCGATCCACACTGGCTGGGGCGCCATTGACGAGTTTGCCGACCGATATGTGTTCTTCGTCGCGGGCTATGTCGGCGCTCAGTACTTCTTCAATCTCGCTGAGTTTGCGAGAGAGAACGCCCTGCGGGTGTTTGCAGGCTCAATCGGTGCCTTTGCTATGGTCTACTTCTTCGTTGAAGCGGGCATCGCAACCAAACCGCTCTTTGGCTTGCTCGCTGCATTTGGCGGCGGCGCGGCGACAATCGCTCTCTTGTCAGTTGCCGCTAATCACGGACGTCTGAAATGGCTGGCCTATATCGGGCAGCGGTCTCTCTATGTGTATCTTGCCTTCTTCCTGCCAGGCGCTGTCGTACGGATCGGGCTCGTAAAAACCGGCATCATCGAAAATGCCGACCTCATTGCTCTCTCAGTGACCATCGTTGCGGTAGCGGCACCTTTGATCGGCTTCAAACTGATCGAAAAGACACCGCTTGCCTTCCTGTTCGTGCGGCCAGACATGTTCCGCATGGACCAGGAGCCAAACCTCAAGCTCGCAAAGGCTAGAGCACTATAA
- a CDS encoding hypothetical protein (Derived by automated computational analysis using gene prediction method: GeneMarkS-2+.) — protein MSWGQESQKREEELRAAAEYGRRAEPLPDIHIHSVLTQADAEYGEELRDRRARQEHLEREIVSLGRRLSAPMSGDEKPRRRWFRRAAKTGEA, from the coding sequence ATGAGCTGGGGGCAAGAGAGCCAAAAACGGGAAGAAGAGCTGCGAGCAGCCGCCGAGTATGGGCGCCGCGCTGAGCCGCTTCCCGATATTCACATTCATTCTGTTCTTACCCAGGCTGACGCCGAATATGGCGAAGAACTGCGCGACCGTCGTGCACGCCAGGAACATCTGGAGCGGGAGATCGTTTCCCTAGGGCGTCGCTTGTCGGCACCTATGAGTGGTGACGAGAAACCACGCCGCCGCTGGTTCCGTCGCGCTGCGAAAACAGGGGAGGCGTGA
- a CDS encoding hypothetical protein (Derived by automated computational analysis using gene prediction method: GeneMarkS-2+.), translated as MTAPNQCPQMRNENFKEDMLKMQFALRFITPAIALCVATSALAFDADWIRDWPQQAQDAVPRQSTMIADKRGQITNYSTSDEGVSLILADLRRIRSAETNDQKEAAQWIVEHQLDLPPPYLYEAARQLLGSDKNQAAETYLLAFVRTRYDASKCLDRSAPQGIAFFSMEMPEVPKALQGDAGTVAAALEKVRQRLDLFSHQASSWWICSHGIRNSVVASSNQQINLEQWRKPESDWAGLRQAQLDSLDRSLARLATQD; from the coding sequence TTGACAGCACCCAATCAATGTCCACAAATGAGAAATGAAAATTTCAAAGAGGACATGCTGAAAATGCAATTTGCCTTGAGGTTTATCACACCTGCTATTGCCTTATGCGTCGCAACCTCAGCGCTGGCATTTGACGCTGACTGGATTAGAGATTGGCCACAACAGGCGCAGGACGCAGTCCCGAGGCAATCAACGATGATTGCGGACAAAAGAGGTCAGATCACCAACTATTCGACCTCAGACGAAGGCGTGAGCCTGATACTGGCAGACCTTCGGCGCATTCGTTCGGCAGAGACCAATGATCAAAAAGAAGCAGCACAGTGGATTGTTGAACATCAACTCGACCTGCCACCACCCTACCTGTATGAAGCAGCACGCCAACTGCTTGGATCCGACAAAAATCAAGCCGCCGAGACGTACCTTTTGGCTTTCGTCAGAACACGATACGACGCGTCAAAATGTTTAGATCGATCGGCACCACAAGGAATCGCCTTCTTTTCAATGGAAATGCCTGAAGTGCCCAAAGCGCTGCAAGGTGATGCAGGTACTGTTGCAGCAGCGCTTGAGAAAGTACGTCAACGACTCGACCTGTTCAGTCACCAGGCATCTTCATGGTGGATATGCTCGCACGGCATCAGAAACTCGGTGGTGGCATCGAGCAACCAGCAAATCAACCTCGAACAATGGAGGAAACCTGAGTCAGACTGGGCAGGACTGAGACAGGCACAACTTGATTCACTCGATAGGAGTTTGGCCAGGTTAGCCACACAGGACTAA
- a CDS encoding hypothetical protein (Derived by automated computational analysis using gene prediction method: GeneMarkS-2+.), producing the protein MKFVSSSLVSDDQRHKINENFIASQRDARYRPFYFGAIFFTVVVAASALFVDYMIVTEFWTRALANEFLELPGSLASSVAFKSLQVLFATLAAHIFIEHMGVFGRAVFVRVLFLLALTMLGGVGLLLALMSLPAGLADAGLGGNGASLGSALSSLGIETEAAREAAVAQTGLDEARAYQPVLWMASLGVIFLVVTGVAALFLHYALINLKKLFETRDFAERKADTSRLAALEAEYARNRETLIDMERMDYRRNMLWTRLMDSCRAYERGLEGTRTSYLTGRKVRALPAPGRKRQERAAAEERSEQLKACADSQQIARYEALFEDWWSRRQRMSVNDGGPREAVGEVLPPVNTGRRVPINKAAE; encoded by the coding sequence ATGAAATTCGTTTCTTCGTCCCTTGTGAGTGATGATCAGCGTCACAAAATCAATGAGAACTTCATCGCCAGTCAGCGTGATGCACGCTACCGGCCTTTCTATTTTGGTGCGATCTTCTTCACGGTGGTCGTGGCAGCGAGTGCACTGTTTGTCGATTATATGATCGTCACGGAATTCTGGACCCGGGCGCTCGCCAATGAGTTTTTGGAGCTGCCGGGATCACTGGCAAGCTCTGTTGCGTTCAAGAGCTTGCAGGTTTTGTTCGCTACGCTCGCGGCTCACATCTTTATTGAGCATATGGGTGTCTTTGGACGCGCGGTCTTTGTCCGCGTGCTCTTCCTCCTGGCGCTCACGATGCTCGGTGGTGTCGGGTTGTTGCTGGCCCTCATGTCTCTGCCAGCCGGTCTTGCGGATGCGGGTCTTGGTGGTAATGGGGCCTCTCTTGGATCTGCACTTTCCAGTCTTGGTATCGAGACGGAAGCGGCCCGCGAAGCGGCGGTTGCCCAGACCGGACTCGATGAGGCGCGTGCCTATCAGCCTGTGCTGTGGATGGCATCGCTTGGGGTGATCTTCCTGGTCGTTACAGGCGTGGCGGCGCTTTTCCTCCATTACGCGCTGATCAATCTCAAGAAACTCTTCGAGACACGCGATTTTGCTGAGCGCAAAGCAGACACGAGCCGTCTGGCTGCATTGGAAGCGGAATATGCGCGTAATCGCGAAACGCTTATCGATATGGAGCGGATGGATTATCGCCGGAACATGCTGTGGACCCGACTGATGGATTCCTGTCGCGCCTATGAACGTGGACTTGAAGGAACGCGCACAAGTTACCTGACAGGCCGTAAGGTGCGGGCGCTGCCAGCGCCTGGTCGCAAACGCCAGGAAAGAGCAGCGGCAGAAGAGCGCAGCGAACAGCTCAAGGCCTGTGCTGATAGCCAGCAGATTGCTCGCTACGAGGCGCTTTTTGAAGACTGGTGGTCGCGCCGGCAACGGATGTCGGTGAATGATGGTGGGCCGCGCGAGGCTGTTGGCGAGGTTTTGCCGCCGGTCAATACAGGTCGCCGCGTTCCGATCAATAAGGCGGCGGAGTAA
- a CDS encoding hypothetical protein (Derived by automated computational analysis using gene prediction method: GeneMarkS-2+.), with the protein MKRIGGVVAGVVASGVLALSFLSGSADAALSSEPVAPTHLVIGLDLSKSNPLVTSDVFARQVADRLAEEIRDLPVRSKVTVRSFGVYDTGSNPLRIDQVISARARPGDVADGIQALVSNLPRLVSEGRLEAQMKTNIVPFLETMAGGLDCSKPTRIVLLTDGAEDSELGRLTRSGGKLPPAQADAFAGCGELLMLGLGRGFDSPSTTARFRTAWSEWSDEAGFERFVGLYDW; encoded by the coding sequence ATGAAGCGGATTGGTGGAGTTGTTGCGGGTGTGGTCGCAAGTGGTGTCCTGGCTTTAAGTTTTTTGTCCGGCAGCGCTGACGCTGCTCTCTCCAGCGAACCAGTAGCACCCACGCATCTTGTGATTGGCCTTGATCTTTCTAAATCTAATCCGTTGGTGACCAGCGATGTGTTTGCGCGCCAAGTCGCGGACAGGCTCGCAGAAGAAATCCGTGACCTACCAGTTCGCTCCAAAGTGACAGTGCGGTCGTTTGGGGTTTACGACACAGGGTCCAATCCTTTGCGCATTGATCAGGTAATCTCGGCGCGGGCACGCCCGGGTGATGTGGCTGACGGCATTCAGGCTCTGGTGTCGAACCTTCCCCGTCTGGTCTCAGAAGGACGGTTGGAAGCGCAGATGAAAACCAACATCGTTCCGTTTCTTGAGACCATGGCCGGTGGTCTTGATTGTTCAAAGCCTACTAGGATCGTGCTCCTTACCGATGGTGCAGAAGATAGTGAGCTTGGACGATTGACCCGCTCCGGTGGCAAGCTGCCGCCCGCTCAGGCAGACGCGTTCGCTGGATGTGGTGAGCTTCTCATGTTGGGGCTTGGCCGCGGATTTGATAGTCCAAGCACCACCGCGCGTTTCCGCACCGCCTGGTCGGAATGGTCTGATGAGGCCGGGTTTGAGCGGTTTGTCGGCCTATACGACTGGTAA
- a CDS encoding AEC family transporter (Derived by automated computational analysis using gene prediction method: Protein Homology.), whose amino-acid sequence MEAAQLVLPIFFIIALGYFAGRTKFLSEEAIDGIDKYAFTFAIPALLFQALANTELPEALPWGLWLSYYGGVMIVWAVGGLLALTVLRRSPADSVIVGFGGGFSNTVMLGIPIILTAYGEEAGVPLFFILAFHGLTLFTVATFLLETTKPRNGATLSVGQILIESGRGMIKNPVIIALGSGIAFGQTGIAIPGPLDVTLEMLGRSAIPCALFVLGATLVRYEIKRSIGAASLIAMVKLVLHPIVVFGLAMYVFALPPLWIKVLVTMAAMPTGVYCFILANRYQAAPGAASSAVVLVTGLSLVTLTVVLNLFL is encoded by the coding sequence ATGGAAGCGGCGCAGCTTGTTCTGCCTATCTTTTTTATCATTGCGCTGGGGTATTTTGCCGGGCGCACCAAGTTTCTGAGTGAAGAAGCGATCGATGGGATCGACAAATACGCCTTCACCTTTGCTATTCCGGCTTTGCTCTTTCAGGCGCTTGCGAACACGGAGCTGCCCGAAGCGCTCCCCTGGGGACTTTGGCTCTCCTACTATGGGGGTGTGATGATTGTCTGGGCAGTGGGCGGATTGCTCGCGCTGACGGTCCTGCGTCGGTCACCAGCCGATAGCGTCATTGTTGGCTTTGGGGGTGGGTTCTCTAACACGGTAATGCTTGGCATCCCCATCATCTTGACTGCTTATGGGGAAGAGGCGGGCGTTCCGCTTTTCTTCATTCTAGCGTTCCACGGTCTCACGCTTTTCACTGTTGCGACCTTTCTACTCGAAACGACAAAGCCGCGGAACGGAGCGACCCTGTCCGTCGGGCAAATCCTGATTGAGAGTGGACGGGGGATGATCAAAAATCCTGTGATCATTGCACTGGGGTCAGGCATTGCATTCGGGCAGACCGGCATCGCCATTCCCGGCCCTCTTGATGTCACGCTGGAGATGCTGGGTCGCTCGGCGATCCCGTGTGCTCTCTTTGTTTTGGGAGCGACACTGGTGCGCTATGAGATCAAACGCTCCATCGGAGCAGCGTCGCTCATTGCGATGGTGAAGCTTGTGCTCCACCCGATTGTGGTGTTCGGCCTCGCAATGTATGTGTTTGCGCTGCCGCCGCTTTGGATCAAGGTGCTGGTCACTATGGCGGCGATGCCAACGGGTGTTTACTGCTTTATTCTGGCCAATCGCTATCAGGCCGCCCCAGGGGCTGCTTCTTCTGCCGTGGTGCTGGTGACGGGCCTCAGCCTTGTTACCCTCACCGTTGTCCTCAATCTCTTCTTATAG
- the gluQRS gene encoding tRNA glutamyl-Q(34) synthetase GluQRS (Derived by automated computational analysis using gene prediction method: Protein Homology. GO_function: GO:0000166 - nucleotide binding [Evidence IEA]; GO_function: GO:0004812 - aminoacyl-tRNA ligase activity [Evidence IEA]; GO_function: GO:0005524 - ATP binding [Evidence IEA]; GO_process: GO:0006418 - tRNA aminoacylation for protein translation [Evidence IEA]), producing the protein MQTSDTIIRFAPSPNGRLHLGHAYSALYAAEKAAELGGRFLLRIEDIDVGRCRPEFAEGIYEDLEWLGLTWETPVRRQSEHFPDYEVALKQLRDLDVVYPCFATRREIEHTIADSGIDMERWPRDPDGALLYPGIYKDISTRERSRLMWEGRTYAWRLDTEKAIELAVKISGGPITFSELEGSPFGDTGIQQIEPELFGDVVIARKDVPTSYHLSVVVDDALQNITHVTRGRDLYPATYIHRLLQALLDLPEPLYCHHRLIEDETGRRLSKSAKDMGLKDLREAGKTPTDIRQMIGI; encoded by the coding sequence ATGCAAACATCCGACACCATCATTCGATTCGCCCCAAGCCCGAACGGCAGGCTCCATCTGGGCCATGCTTACTCTGCCCTGTACGCCGCAGAAAAGGCAGCAGAACTGGGTGGACGGTTTCTGCTCAGAATTGAAGATATTGATGTGGGCCGGTGTCGACCGGAATTTGCCGAAGGCATCTATGAAGACCTTGAATGGCTGGGCCTCACCTGGGAGACGCCCGTCCGGCGCCAGTCGGAACATTTCCCGGACTATGAGGTCGCGCTCAAACAGCTTCGAGACCTGGACGTTGTCTATCCCTGTTTCGCAACCCGCCGAGAAATAGAACACACCATCGCCGACAGTGGGATCGATATGGAGCGTTGGCCCCGAGATCCGGACGGGGCTCTTCTCTATCCCGGCATTTACAAAGACATCAGCACAAGGGAACGCTCCCGGCTGATGTGGGAAGGCCGCACCTACGCCTGGCGGCTCGACACGGAGAAAGCCATTGAGCTCGCCGTAAAGATTTCCGGCGGTCCAATAACATTCTCAGAGTTAGAAGGCAGTCCCTTTGGAGACACCGGCATCCAACAGATTGAACCAGAACTATTTGGCGATGTCGTAATCGCCCGAAAAGACGTGCCGACCTCCTATCATCTGTCGGTCGTTGTTGATGATGCACTCCAGAACATCACCCATGTCACCCGCGGCCGCGACCTCTATCCGGCGACCTATATCCACCGTCTTCTGCAGGCGCTGCTGGATTTGCCCGAACCGCTCTACTGCCATCATCGGTTGATCGAAGATGAAACTGGCCGTCGTCTCTCCAAAAGTGCCAAAGATATGGGGCTGAAAGATCTGCGCGAGGCAGGAAAAACACCCACCGATATCCGTCAGATGATTGGTATTTAG
- a CDS encoding HNH endonuclease (Derived by automated computational analysis using gene prediction method: Protein Homology.), which yields MQGEFATPEGCPALVLNADFRPLSYYPLSLWSWQDAIKAVFLDRVNIVSNYDVAVHSPSFEMQLPSVVSLKTYLKPAQYPAFTRFNLFLRDSFLCQYCGDEHELTFDHVVPRRLGGQTTWENVITACAPCNLRKGGKLPKEAGMIPRQKPFRPTVNELHKNGRRFPPNYLHESWRDYLYWDSELEA from the coding sequence GTGCAAGGTGAGTTTGCGACGCCAGAAGGGTGTCCGGCGTTGGTGCTAAATGCGGATTTCAGGCCGCTCAGTTATTATCCGTTGTCGCTGTGGTCTTGGCAGGATGCCATAAAGGCTGTGTTCCTAGATCGGGTGAACATTGTCTCCAATTATGATGTGGCGGTGCATAGCCCGAGTTTTGAGATGCAACTGCCATCGGTTGTCTCTCTCAAGACCTATTTGAAGCCGGCGCAATATCCTGCCTTCACTCGGTTTAACCTCTTTTTGCGAGATAGTTTCCTCTGCCAATATTGTGGCGATGAACATGAATTGACCTTTGATCATGTTGTTCCGCGTCGTCTGGGAGGTCAGACGACATGGGAAAATGTGATCACGGCTTGTGCGCCATGTAACTTGCGCAAAGGAGGCAAGCTGCCGAAAGAGGCAGGGATGATCCCGCGGCAGAAGCCATTTAGGCCAACGGTGAATGAGCTCCACAAAAATGGTCGGCGTTTCCCACCCAACTATCTGCACGAGAGTTGGCGCGATTATCTCTATTGGGATAGTGAGCTGGAAGCATAG
- the ccrA gene encoding crotonyl-CoA carboxylase/reductase (Derived by automated computational analysis using gene prediction method: Protein Homology. GO_function: GO:0043880 - crotonyl-CoA reductase activity [Evidence IEA]) yields MSDIAASEPANNLPIKDLYEVGEIPPLGHVPKNMYAWTIREERFGPPEQSMQLEVVPTWELDSHEVLVLVMAAGVNYNGVWAGLGDPVSVFQVHDEPYHIAGSDASGIVYAVGSKVKRWKVGDEVIIHCNQDDHDDEECNGGDPMFSPSQRIWGYETPDGSFAQFARVQDQQLMPRPQHLTWEESACYTLTLATAYRMLFGHRPHVLKPGQNVLVWGASGGLGSFAVQLCAIAGANAIGVISDESKRDFVLSMGAKGVINRKDFDCWGQLPTVNSPEFNSFMKEARKFGKAIWDITGKGVDPDIVFEHPGEATFPVSAMVAKRGGMVVFCAGTTGFNITFDARFVWMRQKRIQGSHFANLKQAAEANRLVINRRIDPCMSEVFAWNDIPKAHTKMWMNEHLPGNMAVLVSAARPGLRTYEESIEAGNG; encoded by the coding sequence ATGAGTGACATTGCGGCATCTGAGCCAGCCAACAACCTACCTATCAAAGACCTCTATGAAGTGGGCGAAATCCCACCGCTCGGCCATGTGCCAAAGAACATGTACGCCTGGACGATCCGCGAAGAGCGTTTCGGACCACCGGAACAGAGCATGCAGCTCGAAGTCGTTCCCACCTGGGAACTCGACAGCCACGAAGTGCTCGTCCTCGTGATGGCGGCAGGTGTTAACTATAATGGCGTGTGGGCCGGTCTTGGGGACCCGGTCTCGGTCTTTCAGGTACACGATGAGCCCTACCATATTGCAGGCTCAGATGCGTCCGGCATCGTCTATGCCGTGGGCTCCAAAGTGAAGCGCTGGAAGGTGGGCGATGAAGTCATCATCCATTGCAACCAGGACGATCATGACGATGAAGAGTGCAATGGCGGTGACCCGATGTTCTCGCCCTCTCAGCGCATTTGGGGCTACGAGACGCCGGATGGCTCCTTCGCCCAGTTTGCCCGCGTCCAGGATCAACAGCTTATGCCGCGCCCCCAGCATCTCACCTGGGAAGAAAGCGCCTGCTACACGCTGACACTGGCAACTGCCTACCGCATGCTCTTTGGCCATCGGCCCCATGTTTTAAAACCCGGACAAAATGTCCTCGTGTGGGGGGCGTCCGGCGGCCTTGGCTCCTTCGCAGTCCAGCTTTGCGCCATTGCGGGCGCCAACGCCATCGGCGTGATTTCAGACGAAAGCAAGCGCGATTTTGTCTTGTCGATGGGGGCCAAGGGCGTCATCAACCGAAAAGACTTCGATTGCTGGGGGCAGCTGCCGACTGTGAACTCACCTGAATTCAACAGCTTCATGAAAGAAGCCCGCAAGTTCGGTAAAGCCATTTGGGACATTACCGGCAAAGGTGTCGACCCGGACATTGTGTTTGAACATCCTGGTGAAGCCACCTTCCCGGTCTCTGCCATGGTCGCCAAGCGCGGCGGCATGGTTGTCTTCTGCGCAGGCACAACCGGTTTTAACATCACATTTGATGCGCGATTTGTGTGGATGCGCCAGAAGCGTATTCAGGGGTCACACTTTGCAAACCTGAAGCAGGCAGCGGAAGCCAACCGCCTGGTTATCAATCGGCGGATTGACCCCTGCATGTCAGAAGTCTTTGCCTGGAATGACATTCCAAAGGCGCACACCAAAATGTGGATGAACGAACACCTGCCCGGCAACATGGCCGTGCTCGTGTCTGCGGCACGTCCGGGCCTCCGCACTTACGAGGAGTCTATCGAAGCAGGGAACGGCTAA
- a CDS encoding protein meaA (Derived by automated computational analysis using gene prediction method: Protein Homology.): protein MSDQKPFQHDKDRPWIFRTYAGHSTAAASNALYRDNLSKGQTGLSVAFDLPTQTGYDADHVLARGEVGKVGVPISHLGDMRQLFDSIPLEQMNTSMTINATAAWLLALYIAAADEQGADRAKLTGTVQNDIIKEYLSRGTYVFPPEPSLRLITDIISYTYREVPKWNPTNVCSYHLQEAGATPVQELAFALATAQEVLDRVKASGQVPDADFARVVGRISFFVNAGVRFVTEIAKMRAFVDLWDDICATRYGVEDPKLRRFRYGVQVNSLGLTEQQPENNVYRILIEMLAVTLSKDARARAVQLPAWNEALGLPRPWDQQWSLRAQQILAFETDLLEYEDLFEGSTVMQAKVDQLKADALEELAHIEKMGGAVAAIDSAYMKQALVESNAERLGRIETGDMAVIGVNKQLETAASPLGTGDEAIMVVPPEVEQAQIANLEAWRAQRDDEAVKAALADLRAAAKEGRNIMEPSIVCAKAGVTTGEWGEVLRGTFGEYRAPTGVGTNARNDVSGLDPIRAEVDAVSTKLGRRLKFLVGKPGLDGHSNGAEQIAVRARDCGMDIVYDGIRLTPEQIVQDAIDGKVHVIGLSILSGSHVPLVKEVMTRLGDAGRLDVPVVVGGIIPPEDEESLKVSGVAGVYTPKDFDLNKIMSDIVRIVDADSAA from the coding sequence ATGAGCGATCAAAAACCGTTTCAACACGACAAAGACCGACCCTGGATTTTCCGCACCTATGCGGGCCATTCCACCGCGGCGGCGTCCAATGCGCTCTATCGAGATAATCTCTCCAAGGGGCAGACGGGTCTCTCGGTCGCTTTCGATCTTCCAACGCAAACGGGCTATGACGCAGACCACGTGCTCGCGCGCGGTGAAGTGGGCAAGGTGGGTGTGCCGATCAGCCATCTGGGCGATATGCGCCAGCTGTTTGACTCTATTCCGCTTGAACAGATGAACACGTCGATGACGATTAATGCGACCGCGGCCTGGCTGCTGGCGCTCTATATCGCGGCGGCGGACGAACAGGGTGCGGATCGGGCAAAGCTCACGGGCACGGTGCAGAATGACATCATCAAGGAATATCTCTCGCGGGGAACCTATGTGTTTCCGCCGGAGCCATCGCTGCGTCTCATCACGGACATTATCTCTTACACCTACCGGGAAGTCCCGAAGTGGAATCCGACCAATGTCTGTTCCTACCATCTGCAGGAAGCAGGGGCGACGCCGGTGCAGGAGCTTGCTTTTGCGCTGGCGACAGCGCAGGAAGTGCTGGATCGGGTTAAAGCGAGCGGACAGGTGCCTGACGCTGACTTCGCCCGCGTTGTGGGGCGTATCTCATTTTTTGTGAATGCAGGTGTGCGGTTTGTCACGGAGATCGCGAAGATGCGCGCGTTCGTTGATCTATGGGACGATATTTGCGCCACCCGCTATGGCGTTGAAGATCCGAAGCTGAGACGGTTCCGCTATGGGGTGCAGGTGAATTCACTGGGGCTCACAGAACAGCAGCCTGAAAACAATGTGTACCGCATTCTGATTGAGATGCTGGCGGTCACACTTTCCAAAGATGCCCGTGCGCGTGCAGTGCAATTGCCTGCCTGGAACGAAGCGCTGGGCCTGCCGCGGCCCTGGGATCAGCAATGGTCTCTTCGTGCGCAGCAGATTCTCGCGTTTGAGACTGATCTTCTGGAATATGAAGACCTGTTTGAAGGCTCGACGGTGATGCAGGCCAAAGTGGATCAGTTGAAGGCTGATGCATTGGAAGAGCTCGCGCACATTGAGAAGATGGGCGGCGCGGTGGCGGCCATCGATAGCGCTTACATGAAACAGGCGCTGGTTGAATCCAATGCTGAGCGTCTTGGCCGTATCGAGACCGGCGACATGGCGGTGATTGGTGTGAACAAGCAGTTGGAAACGGCGGCCTCGCCGCTCGGCACCGGGGATGAAGCCATCATGGTGGTGCCGCCGGAAGTGGAGCAGGCCCAGATTGCCAATCTGGAAGCCTGGCGCGCTCAGCGGGATGATGAGGCGGTGAAAGCCGCGCTTGCAGATTTGCGTGCGGCGGCGAAAGAAGGCCGCAACATTATGGAACCGTCCATCGTGTGCGCCAAAGCTGGTGTCACGACGGGTGAATGGGGTGAAGTGCTGCGCGGCACGTTTGGTGAATATCGTGCGCCGACAGGCGTCGGCACGAATGCGCGGAATGATGTGTCAGGCCTTGATCCGATCCGTGCAGAAGTGGATGCGGTCTCAACCAAACTCGGTCGTCGTCTGAAGTTCCTTGTGGGTAAGCCAGGGCTCGATGGTCATTCCAATGGAGCAGAGCAGATTGCCGTGCGTGCTCGGGATTGCGGTATGGACATTGTGTATGATGGCATTCGCCTGACACCGGAGCAGATCGTGCAGGACGCGATTGACGGCAAAGTCCATGTGATCGGCCTCTCTATTCTGTCAGGCTCTCACGTGCCGCTGGTGAAAGAGGTGATGACGCGCCTCGGTGATGCCGGGCGTCTGGATGTGCCTGTGGTGGTGGGCGGAATTATACCGCCGGAAGACGAAGAGTCGCTCAAGGTATCGGGTGTAGCTGGCGTCTACACGCCGAAGGATTTCGATCTCAACAAGATCATGAGCGACATTGTCCGAATCGTGGATGCCGACAGCGCGGCCTAG